A region from the Pelobates fuscus isolate aPelFus1 chromosome 1, aPelFus1.pri, whole genome shotgun sequence genome encodes:
- the MEDAG gene encoding mesenteric estrogen-dependent adipogenesis protein: protein MAGIENQDRRMALDRLPSNISMASVSSEMLQTTSTANCEMAILPLRLLLELQPQYLKLEDDTLISVNQNGGYNIISDESVSVDGRPCKIFNYIQRKVKLESHHDYKDYRETILAKPMLFIINTRKVNTDSERTFAFIVNTRHPQMRAQLEGGMNDVISSVMGENYQLQFEFQKVVQDYLLKERFELLDDNLSFLYAFKVDVFIDIFHLLGLSKKTCQVNGNILNLYCRAPAKKEKVKMFLSKMSNPLIRMGSSADRRLSVFSLDVITEDPFSSNDGQLEEPTTPLTT, encoded by the exons ATGGCTGGAATAGAAAATCAAGACAGACGAATGGCTTTGGATAGGCTGCCAAGCAACATCTCTATGGCCTCTGTAAGCTCAGAAATGCTACAGACCACAAGCACCGCCAACTGCGAGATGGCCATCTTGCCGCTGAGACTCCTGCTGGAGTTGCAGCCCCAGTACCTAAAGCTGGAGGACGATACACTGATCTCAGTCAATCAAAATGGAGGCTACAACATAATTAGTGACGAATCAGTCAGTGTAGACGGTCGGCCGTGCAAAATATTCAACTATATCCAGAG gaaAGTAAAGCTTGAGAGCCACCATGACTATAAAGACTATCGGGAAACAATCCTTGCAAAACCAATGCTGTTCATAATCAACACACGAAAGGTCAACACTGATtctg AAAGAACATTTGCCTTTATTGTAAATACCCGCCATCCACAAATGAGAGCTCAATTGGAAGGTGGCATGAATGATGTAATATCTTCAGTCATGGGAGAGAACTACCAACTACAG ttTGAATTCCAAAAAGTTGTTCAAGACTATCTCTTAAAAGAACGGTTCGAATTGTTGGATGACAACTTGAGTTTTTTGTATGCATTCAAAGTAGAtgtttttatagatatttttcaCCTACTGGGCCTCAGCAAGAAAACATGCCAAGTGAATGGGAACATTCTCAACTTGTACTGTAGAGCACCTGCAAAAAAAGAGAAAGTTAAAATGTTCCTTTCCAAAATGTCCAACCCTCTGATCCGAATGGGAAGCAGTGCTGATCGCAGACTCAGTGTATTTTCTCTAG aTGTCATCACTGAAGATCCATTTAGCTCAAATGATGGACAGTTGGAAGAGCCAACAACACCTTTAActacataa